TATATACAAGCCGTTTCATATTTGAAACGGCTTTTTTTGTTTTTAATTTTTTATTTGTACAGAATATGTATCAGTTACTAAACGTAATTATTATCGTCATTATTATTCCCTTGCGTCTGTGAGAAGGATAGTGTATGATCATACCTATATTGAGCCCTCTCACACTGTGAGAGGGCTTTTTTTATTCCTTATTGTTAAATTTTAACCCCATAATATGTACTACAACGACAACACTGTCATCTATTTTGACGGAAATTTCATGAAAGCCAGTGAGGCAGGAACAGATCTCTACGGACAATCACTTCACTATGGATATTCTGTTTTTGAAGGTATTAAATCCTATTCTACAGAACACGGAACCAGAATATTTAAAGCAGAAGAACACTATGAAAGACTTAAAAGATCAGCAGAGCTGATGCATATTCCGTTCAATTATTCCGTAGAACAGCTTACTGAGCTTACTTATGAACTGTTAGACCGCAACGGTTTCACAGACGCTTACATTCGCCCGTTAGTAACTTGTTCCCCGAATATGTCCCTTTCAAAAGGAAAAAAATCTTACCTCTCCCTCTTAGCCTGGGAATGGAGTAACGGATATCTGGCTGATAAGATGAAAATCATGACTTCAGAGTTTCAGCGGCCCAATCCTAAGGCTTTTAAGGTAGAGGCTAAAGTGGGAGGACATTACGTAAACTCTATTCTGGCCTGTCAGGATGCAAAAGATAAAGGCTATGATGAGGCTCTTGTATTGGATGAAAACGGGTATGTAGCTGAAAGCTCCGGAGCCAATGTATTCTACGAAAAAGACGGAGTACTCTTTACACCTGCAAAAGGAAGTATTCTTCCCGGGATTACGAGACAGACGGTCTTTGAAATCTGTGATGAATTAGATATTCCTGTTCAGGAAAAGTTCTTTACATCCGAAGAAATGCAGGGAGCTGATGCGGGGTTTTTCTGTGGAACAGCTGCCGAAATTGTTGCATTAGACTCACTGGATGATATTCCTTTTACAAGAAACTGGGAAGATACAGTAAGTAACAAAGTACAGCAGGCTTATTCAAAACTGGTAAGAGTTCTGTCATTGTAAATTTTTAAAATATAAATATTTAATTATCAGATTGATAGGTTCGTTTTTCAAATGATTGAGTATTGTAGTTTTCAGAAGATTTGAAAATGAAAAGATATTGCAAACTGTAGCTTTGGACCAAAATTAAGTAAAAACTTCATTTATGAATTTCGTAAAAGTTAAAATTTTTGGTTCCATAGGGAGGAATGGGAAACTGAATACAGAGAAGGGATGAGATTGCCAAAAGATCTGATAAACTGGGAATGCATATCATTGAAGTGATTCAGATCCAGCAGACAAGATGTTCAGCCTTCGAGGGAATAAAGAGATAAGATAAAAAGAGCCGGATTTTAAAGAAATAAAAAAGAAATAGCAGCATAATATGTTAAATAAATATTCAAAAACATTCACTCAGAATAGTGAACAGCCCGCCGCCAAAGCCATGCTTTACGGAATAGGTTTTACAGAAGAAGATATGCATAAGGCTCAGATCGGTATTGCCAGTATGGGCTATGACGGGAACACCTGTAATATGCACCTTAATGATCTTGCGAAAATGGTAAAAAAGGGAACATGGGAACATGGATTGGCAGGGTTAATATTCAATACCATTGGAGTGAGTGACGGAATGAGCAATGGAACAGACGGAATGCGTTATTCACTCGTAAGCCGCGATGTAATTGCCGACAGTATTGAAGCCATCTGCGGAGCACAGTATTATGACGGATTGATTGCGCTGCCAGGTTGTGATAAAAATATGCCGGGAACCATTATGGCTATGGGAAGACTGAACAGACCTTCTATTATGGTGTATGGCGGAACTATAGCTCCCGGATGCTATAAAGGAGAACAACTGAATATCGTTTCTGCTTTTGAAGCCTTAGGAAAAAAAATAGCAGGAGAAATTTCCGAAGAAGACTTTAATGGAGTTATTAAAAACTCATGTCCCGGTGCCGGAGCCTGTGGCGGAATGTACACAGCCAATACAATGGCTTCAGCAATAGAAGCATTGGGAATGAGTCTTCCTTATTCATCTTCCAATCCGGCTTTAAGCAAAGAAAAACACGAAGAATGCCGGGAGGTCGGGAAATACCTGAAAACATTGTTGGAAAAAGATATCAAACCATCTGATATCATGACCCGCAAAGCTTTTGAAAATGCACTTCGTATGATTGTTATTCTTGGAGGAAGTACCAATGCAGTGTTACATTTTATAGCGATGGCAAAAAGTGTGGGAGTACCATTGGATCAGGATGATTTTCAAAAAATGAGCGACTGTACGCCTGTTTTGGCAGACCTTAAACCAAGTGGGAAATACCTTATGCAGGACCTTTATGAACACGGAGGAGTGCCGGCGGTAATGAAATACCTTTTAAAAGAAGGATTACTACATGGTGATTGTTTGACCGTCACCGGAAAAACATTAGCTGAAAATCTGCAGAATATTCCGGATCTGGATTTTAGTAAGCAGAAGATCATAAGACCTCTTTCAAAACCTGTAAAAGAAACCGGGCATTTAAGAATACTCTATGGTAACCTCGCTGAAAAGGGAAGTGTGGCCAAGATCACAGGAAAAGAAGGGGAACGCTTTGTAGGAAAAGCCAGGGTATTTGACGGTGAGAAAAACCTCATCAGAGGAATTCAGGATGGAACAGTGCAGTATGGAGACGTTATTGTCATCAGAAATGAAGGCCCCAAAGGAGCCCCCGGAATGCCGGAAATGCTGAAACCAACCAGCGCTTTGATTGGTGCAGGGCTGGGAAGCAGTGTTGCTTTGATTACAGATGGCAGATTCAGCGGAGGGACACATGGTTTTGTAGTGGGACACATTACACCGGAAGCCTACGAAGGAGGCCTGATTGCCTTTGTAGAAAATAACGATCTGATCGAAATAGATGCAGTCAACAATACGATACAGCTCAAAGTTTCAGAAGAAGAAATTGAAAGAAGAAAACAGGGATGGCAAAAACCTTCCCTTAAAGTAAAGAAAGGACTGCTTTACAAATATGCATTAACTGTATCATCAGCTGCTGAAGGCTGTGTAACGGATGAAATCTCATAATCACAATATCATGGAGAATTTAAATAAATCTGCCAACACAGAAATGAGCGGAAGCAGGATCATACTGGAAGCATTTTTGCAGGAAGGCGTAAAAACAGTTTTTGGATATCCGGGAGGTGCCATTATTCCCATTTACGATGCACTTTATGACTATCATGGAAAACTGGAGCATATTCTGGTGCGCCATGAGCAGGCAGCTGTACATGCAGCGCAGGGATTGGCAAGAGTATCAGGAGAAGTAGGAGTGGTATTGGCTACCAGCGGGCCCGGAGCCACAAATCTTGTCACAGGATTAGCAGATGCTTTATTGGATAATACTCCTTTGGTATGTATTACAGGTCAGGTTTTTGAGCATCTTTTAGGAACAGATGCTTTTCAGGAAATTGATGTGATGAATGTGACGAGCCCTGTTACCAAATGGAATTATCAGGTGACTGACGCTAATGAACTTCCTGAAGTACTGGCTAAAGCTTTCTACATCGCAAAATCAGGGCGTCCGGGTCCAGTACTGGTTGATGTAACTAAAAATGCCCAGTTGCAGCATATCCTATACAAAGGATATTCTCCATGCCAGTCAATAAGAAGCTATAAACCCGATCCTGCTCCCTGCACAGAAAGTATAGAAAAAGCAGCAAACCTCATTAATCATGCAGAAAAGCCCTTTGTTATTGCCGGGCAGGGAATTATGCTGGGGAAAGCAGAAAAAGAATTTTTGC
This genomic window from Chryseobacterium sp. MEBOG06 contains:
- the ilvE gene encoding branched-chain-amino-acid transaminase translates to MYYNDNTVIYFDGNFMKASEAGTDLYGQSLHYGYSVFEGIKSYSTEHGTRIFKAEEHYERLKRSAELMHIPFNYSVEQLTELTYELLDRNGFTDAYIRPLVTCSPNMSLSKGKKSYLSLLAWEWSNGYLADKMKIMTSEFQRPNPKAFKVEAKVGGHYVNSILACQDAKDKGYDEALVLDENGYVAESSGANVFYEKDGVLFTPAKGSILPGITRQTVFEICDELDIPVQEKFFTSEEMQGADAGFFCGTAAEIVALDSLDDIPFTRNWEDTVSNKVQQAYSKLVRVLSL
- the ilvD gene encoding dihydroxy-acid dehydratase, with the protein product MLNKYSKTFTQNSEQPAAKAMLYGIGFTEEDMHKAQIGIASMGYDGNTCNMHLNDLAKMVKKGTWEHGLAGLIFNTIGVSDGMSNGTDGMRYSLVSRDVIADSIEAICGAQYYDGLIALPGCDKNMPGTIMAMGRLNRPSIMVYGGTIAPGCYKGEQLNIVSAFEALGKKIAGEISEEDFNGVIKNSCPGAGACGGMYTANTMASAIEALGMSLPYSSSNPALSKEKHEECREVGKYLKTLLEKDIKPSDIMTRKAFENALRMIVILGGSTNAVLHFIAMAKSVGVPLDQDDFQKMSDCTPVLADLKPSGKYLMQDLYEHGGVPAVMKYLLKEGLLHGDCLTVTGKTLAENLQNIPDLDFSKQKIIRPLSKPVKETGHLRILYGNLAEKGSVAKITGKEGERFVGKARVFDGEKNLIRGIQDGTVQYGDVIVIRNEGPKGAPGMPEMLKPTSALIGAGLGSSVALITDGRFSGGTHGFVVGHITPEAYEGGLIAFVENNDLIEIDAVNNTIQLKVSEEEIERRKQGWQKPSLKVKKGLLYKYALTVSSAAEGCVTDEIS